From a region of the Besnoitia besnoiti strain Bb-Ger1 chromosome I, whole genome shotgun sequence genome:
- a CDS encoding tetratricopeptide repeat-containing protein (encoded by transcript BESB_004150) translates to MEAVSPNDTLARLEALKEEGNAQFKGGKYEAAIDAYSRCLAEARAVTGEPAAKDASSSPQAVDKAAPQTAASDSKRVAEVAAQTLCNRALCYQRTNQFAAAEADCTDAVALLPSYVKGYYRRACARQATGNLKACVEDLQTCLRLQPANKEAREMLASVRDKVMEEEDARVQQHLPENLIASGLDAGLSVGERVSSLRQLGAFVQERKLQRQFQRDGSLKRIAAALKTQMERELESAPASSAEAEARAEAAAASDTKAGSQDASSLPISVEAACWELLLSVVQKHHRAADDDEDGSSKSAPASVEELNAPLEVEAPILESRQALAGFWSSNDFLVRARQLLRAGVAPPQMGPAAAGAAVGTDVEAGKRRAVWRGEACDRMLRTMGCVAELHAAKFEDDTSFLEACAAGMECSGSAEVQRAGVAALVGVADARRRLGGRAQALQLRQVLEKCLEDALQIVAEAEHELAGGSSRRDLVSASAGDHGAAASDRVESAGQLEGQADYLIITLIALLADKCRGKEDPPDMNRLVDQLLAPYFRPSDDPEESLITLTVGLKGLRLVLTAARDVARTYLLSASSILTYLLAAAAGGACGSRAQRRQQEAALEVLLACMDFPELRTNLLDSNAVPILAQVCSEEAGDSRLGCWMRARVAAALARLSVHDEDVRIQVFDSIDFYQVLEQLLTEIRVAGGDGRHQLREDAARKQTAVSARDGSIVVGEETFRSLLEIFFFLSLHADFKKLLASDDKKGTRLLRTLLQVANAGGGKRSSDGRPKARSHSSLARYLLLQSLCNIMRSREDKERQRRKKCDMGSPLADIDDEQLEQLEELFKKLPPGAKPAANGEVDLGDKALAAQLRETLMDLNVVSVIVKSVCSIPSPSANVLCAAAQALKFLCAEPSHRGQIVREGGIRALLTAASRLEDYPDDQRNARQAAAQLCITSNPSLFSYREVLDLVPCLTPLLKDSHELLQYEGAIALINLSSLNEEVRTRAWLGDAWAGFEDLLFSENDLLRAAGLEGWCNLSASPAVQEEIGNKMERFAEKKQEVQDVKLMLAFTRETNNPRAQNAAISALAMLLANEKVATYLPDYSFFGNIETVLDAATEKEEALTLRCVSALYNVWEELCTREETTKKRKHILEVVARNQQKLKGSAAQLATQMLTWKSQPAPAAAEGDEKKEVSSEST, encoded by the coding sequence ATGGAGGCCGTCTCTCCAAATGATACATTGGCtcgcctggaggcgctgaAAGAGGAGGGGAACGCACAGTTCAAGGGAGGCAAGTACGAGGCAGCAATCGACGCGTattctcgctgcctcgcggaagCCCGGGCGGTGACAGGCGAACCTGCCGCGAAGGACGCATCTTCCTCTCCTCAGGCAGTAGACAAGGCTGCACCACAGACTGCGGCGTCCGATTCAAAGCGCGTGGCGGAGGTGGCTGCCCAAACACTCTGCAACCGTGCCTTGTGCTACCAGCGTACGAATCAGTTCGCAGCCGCTGAGGCAGACTGCACAGATGCCGTTGCCCTGCTCCCATCCTATGTGAAGGGTTACTacagacgcgcctgcgcgcggcaggctACAGGCAATCTGAAAGCCTGTGTTGAAGACCTGCAGacgtgtctccgcctccagccAGCGAAtaaagaggcgcgcgagatgcTGGCGAGCGTTCGCGACAAAGTgatggaagaagaggatgcGCGGGTGCAGCAGCACCTTCCAGAGAACCTCATCGCGTCGGGTCTCGACGCTGGCCTCTCCGTCGGCGAACGCGTCTCGTCGCTCAGGCAGCTGGGTGCCTTCGTGCAAGAAAGGAAACTGCAACGCCAGTTCCAGCGCGATGGCAGCCTCAAGCGCATCGCCGCGGCTTTGAAGACGCAGATGGAGCGAGAGCTCGagagcgcgcctgcgagctctgcggaggcggaggccagagcggaagcggcggccgcgtctgaCACGAAGGCCGGCAGCCAagacgcctcctccctccccaTCAGCGTCGAGGCGGCGTGCTGGGAGTTGCTGCTCTCCGTCGTTCAGAAGCACCACAgggccgccgacgacgatgAAGACGGCTCCAGCAAGAGTGCGCCTGCATCCGTTGAGGAGCTGAACGCTCCTCTCGAGGTCGAAGCGCCCATCCTCGAGTCCCGCCAGGCACTCGCTGGATTCTGGTCTAGCAACGACTTCctcgtccgcgcccgccagctgctgcgagctggcgtggcgccgccgcagatggggcctgcggccgctggcgcggcggtgGGGACAGATGTCGAGGCTGGAAAGCGCCGCGCGGTTTGGCGCGGGGAAGCGTGCGACAGGATGCTTCGCACGATGGGCTGCGTCGCTGAACTGCATGCGGCGAAGTTCGAGGACGACACCTCCTTTctggaggcctgcgcggcgggcaTGGAGTGCAGCGGCAGTGCAGAAgtccagcgcgccggcgtggcGGCCCTCGTTGGGGTGGCGgacgccaggcgccgcctcggcgggcgagcgcaggcgcttcaACTGCGGCAAGTCTTGGAGAAGTGTCTCGAAGACGCGCTTCAAATCGTTGCGGAAGCCGAGCATGAGCTGGCGGGAGGGAGCTCGCGTCGCGACCTGgtctccgccagcgccggagaccacggcgccgccgcatccgATCGCGTCGAGAGCGCAGGCCAGCTGGAGGGTCAGGCGGACTACTTGATCATCACCTTGATTGCCCTGCTGGCAGACAAGTGCCGCGGAAAAGAGGACCCGCCCGACATGAACCGGCTGGTTGACCAGCTTCTGGCGCCCTATTTCAGGCCGTCAGATGACCCTGAGGAGAGCCTCATCACCCTCACTGTCGGCCTGAAGGGCTTGCGTCTGGTGCtgaccgcggcgcgcgacgtcgcCCGCACCTacctcctctccgcgtcgtcgatTCTGACGTATctcctggcggccgcggcaggcggcgcctgcggctcgcgtgcgcagaggcggcagcaggaAGCCGCGCTGGAGGTGCTTCTCGCGTGCATGGACTTCCCGGAGTTGCGGACGAATCTCCTCGACTCGAACGCCGTCCCCATTTTAGCCCAGGtctgcagcgaagaggccggCGACTCGCGATTGGGGTGCTGGATGCgggcgcgcgtggctgcggcactcgcgcgtctctccgtgCACGATGAAGACGTGAGGATTCAGGTCTTCGACTCGATTGATTTCTACCAGGTTCTTGAGCAACTGTTGACGGAGATCCGCGTCGCGgggggcgacggccgccacCAGCTCCGCGAGGATgccgcgcggaagcagaCAGCGGTCTCGGCGAGGGACGGGAGCATCGTCGTCGGCGAAGAGAcctttcgctctctcctggagattttcttcttcctcagcctCCACGCGGACTTCAAGAAGCTCCTGGCGAGCGACGACAAGAAGGGCACGAGGTTGCTTCGCACGCTGCTTCAGGTCGCGAACGCTGGCGGCGGGAAAAGGAGCTCAGACGGACGCCCGAAGGCGCGGTCTCACAGCAGCTTGGCGCGGTACCTGCTGCTTCAGAGTCTGTGCAACATCATGCGGTCGCGCGAAGACAAGGAGCGCCAACGAAGAAAGAAGTGCGACATGGGCAGCCCGCTGGCGGACATCGACGATGAACAGCTCGAGCAGCTGGAGGAACTGTTCAAGAAACTGCCGCCTGGGGCGAAGCCCGCGGCCAACGGCGAAGTCGACCTCGGCGACAAGGCGCTCGCTGCTCAGCTGAGGGAGACTCTGATGGATCTGAACGTGGTCAGCGTTATCGTGAAGAGCGTCTGCTCGATTCCTTCGCCATCTGCAAATGTCCTTTGCGCCGCGGCTCAGGCTTTGAAGTTCCTCTGTGCGGAGCCGAGTCACCGCGGGCAGATcgtgcgcgagggcggcatcCGGGCGCTCTTGACAGCTGCGTCTCGTCTCGAAGACTATCCAGACGACCAGCGGAACGCGCGCCAAGCTGCGGCTCAGCTCTGCATCACAAGTAATCCGTCGCTGTTTTCCTACCGCGAAGTCCTCGATCTCGTCCCCTGCTTGACGCCGCTGCTCAAAGACAGCCACGAGTTGCTCCAGTATGAGGGCGCTATCGCACTCATCAACCTAAGCTCTCTGAACGAAGAAgtccgcacgcgcgcctggcTGGGCGACGCGTGGGCGGGCTTCGAAGACTTGCTCTTCAGCGAAAATgacctgctgcgcgccgcgggacTGGAGGGCTGGTGCAActtgtctgcctcgcccgcagtGCAGGAAGAGATCGGCAACAAAATGGAGAGGTTTGCGGAGAAGAAACAGGAAGTTCAGGACGTGAAGCTCATGCTGGCTTTCACGCGAGAGACCAATAACCCGAGGGCGCAGAATGCTGCGATCTCGGCACTGGCGATGCTCCTGGCGAACGAGAAAGTCGCCACGTACCTGCCTGACTACAGCTTCTTCGGCAACATCGAGACTGTCCTCGACGCCGCaacggagaaggaagaagcgctcacgctgcgctgcgtctctgcgctgtACAACGTCTGGGAAGAACTCTGCactcgagaggagacgacgaagaaacgAAAACATATCCTCGAGGTCGTTGCGCGAAATCAACAGAAGCTCAAAGGCAGCGCTGCGCAACTAGCCACGCAGATGCTCACGTGGAAAAGTCAACCGGCACCAGCGGCGGCCGAAGGAGATGAAAAGAAGGAGGTGTCGTCCGAGTCAACCTGA
- a CDS encoding rhoptry kinase family protein (incomplete catalytic triad) (encoded by transcript BESB_004160), producing the protein MRLQALVCLGAALAACSTSVGRAAPLGPEGLLGERGGAPTATDSPTHDETPLEAAQPIASSFRKARRSTEKAEAAPHTPLSLDDERAEEREALAADADSYSPAYPLPDVDNEPLLEAGLGASPSIVHDDFGMEEDPESSAHSISTTVVPQSRSVVKSFARTVASPFLVAFGSYIASRGAPQVGWAFVREMLTDVEGLHPAGLANGGKEASEEEAKNQAKRNQSFYWMSLWRWWCFYVGLPELVEQDHQEVEALLPSVKSSSEPVMRNVQRGSAKLAEALGLPPSELARGFTVKVYRLSKLKPWIATTEIFLRKRLLPANYPFFVPLLAARRGAETGTTFQFFPLSRGSLRQVASASPEKLHAPMAMAEMVWAVEALHRLGLIHRALSLDVFYVSRDGHIQLGDFENACVDGVYRPISELPPGLHDGYPRLLRRFNFAVLQTKAVDVYSLGKIFKLLAELTDLAGVERMRLDLLVERMTAKNPELRITMREVRRDKFFEGVDFVAVRGRLNLKVYGRHAGLQGLVVASASDGERVKETGDSAADAENEDSDSLSTPSGELDSEAKHPPEGEMQDEGRLPN; encoded by the exons atgcgtctgcaggcTCTCGTGTGCCTGGGCGCCGCCTTGGCTGCATGCTCCACGTCAGTtggacgcgctgcgcctctggggCCCGAAGGTCTCCTCGGCGAACGGGGGGGAGCGCCCACAGCGACTGACTCGCCGACCCACGACGAAACACCTCTagaagccgcgcagcccaTCGCGTCTTCGTTTCGCAAAGCAAGGCGGAGCACGGAAAaggcggaagcagcgccgcacacgcctctctccctggacgacgagagggcggaggagcgcgaggccttagccgccgacgccgacagcTATTCGCCGGCCTACCCCCTGCCGGATGTCGACAATGAACCGTTGCTCGAGGCGGGCCttggcgcctcgccgtccatAGTCCACGACGACTTCGGGATGGAAGAAGATCCTGAATCTTCGGCGCACTCCATCTCCACGACCGTGGTTCCCCAGTCGCGCAGCGTCGTAAAATC GTTTGCGCGGACAGTCGCTTCTCCCTTTCTCGTCGCGTTCGGATCCTATATTGCGTCTAGAGGAGCTCCTCAAGTTGGCTGGGCGTTCGTCC GAGAAATGCTAACCGA TGTGGAAGGTCTCCATCCCGCGGGTTTGGCGAACGGCGGCAAAGAGGCgtcggaggaagaagcgaaaaacCAGGCTAAACGGAATCAGTCTTTCTACT GGATGTCTCTCTGGAGGTGGTGGTGCTTCTACGTCGGACTTCCGGAGCTCGTGGAGCAGGATCATCAGGAAGTGGAGGCCCTCTTGCCGTCGGTCAAGAGCTCGTCGGAGCCGGTGATGAGGAATGTTCAGCGGGGGAGCGCGAAACTTGCAGAGGCGCTGGGGCTGCCCCCGTCTGAgctcgctcgcggcttcACGGTCAAGGTGTACCGCCTGAGCAAGCTGAAGCCCTGGATAGCGACGACGGAGATTTTCCTGCGGAAGCGGCTTCTGCCCGCGAACTACCCCTTTTTTGTcccgctgctggcggctcggagaggcgcagaaacgGGCACCACGTTCCAGTTTTTTCCgctcagccgcggcagcctgcggcaggtcgcgagcgcgagcccCGAGAAGCTACACGCCCCCATGGCGATGGCGGAAATGGTCTGGgccgtcgaggcgctgcaccGTCTCGGCTTGATTCATCGCGCCCTGTCGCTGGACGTCTTCTACGTGAGCCGCGATGGCCACATTCAACTAGGGGACTTCGAGAACGCGTGCGTGGACGGCGTCTACAGGCCGATCTCGGAGTTGCCGCCGGGTCTGCACGACGGATATCCTAGGCTTTTGCGCCGCTTCAACTTCGCAGTGCTCCAAACCAAGGCAGTAGATGTCTATTCGCTGGGCAAGATTTTCAAACTGCTCGCTGAGCTCACAGATCTCGCGGGCGTGGAGCGAATGCGCCTCGATCTCCTGGTCGAGCGGATGACGGCGAAGAACCCTGAACTGCGAATCACGATGCGGGAAGTCAGGAGAGACAAATTCTTCGAGGGCGTCGACTTTGTCGCAGTTCGCGGGCGGCTGAATCTGAAAGTCTACGGGCGCCACGCAGGCTTGCAGGGTCTAGTGGTAGCCTCAGCCAGCGATGGTGAACGCGTGAAGGAGACGGGCGACTCAGCTGCGGACGCTGAAAACGAGGATTCCGATTCCCTGTCGACGCCCAGCGGAGAACTTGACTCCGAGGCGAAGCACCCCCCCGAGGGTGAGATGCAAGACGAAGGCAGGCTGCCCAACTGA
- a CDS encoding WD domain, G-beta repeat-containing protein (encoded by transcript BESB_004170), with protein sequence MRPSAARVKLEPLGDEGNRGAPTAPADQNAEHGDPPSQRGRPVPFASSSPAPTPPSSCLSPALSPPLSFPLCDRQPAASLSSAGAIFAPPDLCGFESSLSQATRGGALCSERASLACPQLPSARTRAPALRASLSRFFRQASHPPPGPAFLSLLWDASAERLPRPLPPLCAPSLLPPHHAFASFYTALSDPGGAAQATGAAALGGGGFLSAVHSPSADGAHTRFSSSCVSVLPATPSPRVSSPPSGPVRGVKYEGEGDLSQPASWDVEEGNDETEVQPRAGLLAEVRAPTARSFATRLYRQQDVWRRTRGVSGNLFIDNFRQRRRGEVRLSELSYFFETCYMRALGVSASRGLWSNHTASVTRLAVDHTGRFLLSGSLDCRVSLYDLDADLLHALNGGQGAVTHYVPFGYVTRRKKPLAPKRILHPVHCQARLPPLPRFFLSPPSPGSAPSSFEASRSRGGTCRRGHSRSVTSVAWLPADNGLFVSAGLDPFVKVWDTEAWEPVFDVPLGTEAYATAFSSSVSSCLCAPGETAARGGGAWFAEHRRPAADGELRSPLLACAGGNGAVQLCDLRLAASTLTILGHQGPVLSVCWHPQRPFELFSGGKDGAMKTWDIRRADASLFSFNHLLPDVVFLEAHGSNLPSSSARRDLRRTGDADAFDCLPSGGAPGSPRRLSAREAPRYRPRAESQAPGALSSSSASSLACPASRSRLPLSSAAGAASSSAFGCTLPSLNELCEAPLSTRHESASASSSRLTSYASSSSDAGAPSAPCDRPRVSTASSASPPFSSSRAEAVAAADDEERAEAWELLLSRRRSCRSSARSFASAGSPLAWSASSASRSPPSGLRGALRRREGRSPSAERRSKESAPFTLYAPRRDPGQSGLQAAGGGRPQRAGEGELGSSRLRAKRRKDGSTVLPYMPALERIYRPLVTGSTRREEEAPEEETRERKRRGGPERELKKTAEEEPTCGRPRRPPLSLSSASSLSPGSSPHSPSSASSAAPAASPSATSSHRLATELGQRTSRRATSPQEVSGKKRTPGVARAPTLPESSSSPSSSSSPSPSPSSSSSSSSSASPSSSSDGSSPESDADTETAPEGVAGAPKAERASGRAKPAASVRLRRGAAASASPPRLQAASRASPAPVARQGTATWVAEASLKAPEARRSFSPASSLSPPRVARSPPPSSASSGLPSSAASSASSARRPPTRGGDRQSATQRGARATAAAPARGQSRPKSRSPARGRSREAVASHAEDEQGDVSASSLIAAYGSLLRRHIRQSRGGEGSAGPRSLPSGQRPAASSTPAPREPSSSRTPQSAARASRASCSQPWLPLSSASGPSAASAASGASSRPSSPSARRGGRAAPSFFPRSASARGSSASASSSSGVAGGHAEDVSYLGRRDEVTDWVGAASFLSSTRKLGRYALQFSAASAAGSASPGAAAVAHDGGVPEIVCDGSFVLSAGADGSMRLWNAHTGLHCFVHYDVLRPLQARPRQETRRAGRGGGGGVLRRERDTGRRRRLSLRERVNGREIFPSGLRHDAERRAVSGLVDGDGLAERGSEERDSRMRRGGGRPREASASSPPPAGGKCLFTQFTLSPSGRFVLRGRGEEVAIFEVETGNRQAGVEAAAEGQEGDQIRCVVWNEKRREAYAGRGDGAISVWDAGGFEFLRATPSDDDEEEEEEQEWEERGLTPRTLPVVHVQPATL encoded by the exons ATGCGTccaagcgcggcgcgcgtcaaGCTCGAGCCGCTGGGCGACGAAGGCAACCGCGGCGCTCCCACCGCGCCTGCCGATCAAAACGCCGAGCACGGTGACCCGCCTTCCCAGCGGGGCCGTCCTGTccccttcgcgtcttcttctccagctcctacgcctccttcctcctgtctgtcgcctgccctctctccccccttgtcctttcctctctgcgaTCGTcagcccgccgcctcgctgtcgtccGCGGGTGCAATCTTTGCTCCACCTGATCTCTGCGGTTTCGAGTCGTCGCTTTCTCAGGCTACTCGCGGCGGGGCCTTGTGCTCCGAGcgtgcttctctcgcgtgtcCGCAACTTCCCTCCGCCCGCACCCGAGCTCCCGccttgcgcgcctcgctctctcgcttctttcgACAGGCCTCACACCCGCCGCCGGGTCCTGCGTTCTTGTCTCTGCTGTGGGACGCTTCGGCGGAGAggctgcctcgtcctcttcctccgctctgcGCACCGTCGCTGCTCCCTCCTCACCACGCCTTTGCCTCCTTCTATACCGCGCTGTCGGatcccggcggcgcggctcaagccacgggggcggcggcgctcggcggcgggggtTTTTTGTCTGCCGTGCACTCTCCTTCTGCGGAcggcgcgcacacgcgtttctcttcttcttgcgTCTCTGTGCTTcccgcgacgccttctccgcgcgtttcgtctccgccttcagGACCGGTCCGCGGCGTCAAGTACGAAGGAGAGGGCGACCTCTCGCAGCCAGCGAGCTGGGATGTGGAGGAAGGAAACGACGAGACGGAggtgcagccgcgcgcggggctgctCGCCGAGGTGCGCGCCCCCACGGCACGCAGCTTCGCCACACGGCTGTACCGACAGCAGGACGTCTGGCGGCGCACGAGAGGCGTCTCGGGCAATTTGTTCATCGACAACTTtagacagaggcgccgcggcgaagtgCGGCTAAGCGAGCTTTCCTACTTTTTTGAG ACTTGCTACATGCGCGCCTTAGGcgtgagcgcctcgcgcggtcTCTGGAGCAATCACACGGCGTCGGtgacgcgcctcgccgtcgatCACACAGG GCGGTTTCTGCTGAGCGGCAGCCTCGACTGCCGAGTATCGCTTTACGACCTCGACGCAGatcttctgcatgcgctcaaCGGCGGCCAGGGCGCCGTCACACACTACGTGCCCTTTGGCTACGTgacgcgaagaaagaaacCTCT agcccCGAAGCGAATTCTGCATCCCGTGCACTGCCAAGCGcgactgccgccgctgcctcgctttttcctctccccgccctcccccgggtctgcgccttcgtccttcgaggcgtcgcggtcgcgcggggGAACCTGCCGGCGCGGTCACTCGCGCTCAGTCACCAGCGTCGCATGGCTGCCGGCAGACAAtggcctcttcgtctccgctgggCTTGACCCCTTCGTGAAG GTGTGGGATACTGAGGCGTGGGAGCCCGTCTTCGACGTGCCGCTGGGGACGGAGGCGTACGCGAcggcgttttcttcttcggtttcgtcgtgtctctgcgcgcctggagagaccgcggcgcgcggcggcggcgcgtggttCGCCGAGCatcgccgccccgccgcagacggcgagctgcgcagtcCGCTGCTggcatgcgcaggcggcaATGGAGCCGTTCAGCTCTGCGAcctccgcctcgcagcctccaCGCTCACGATCTTGGGACATCAAG GCCCCGTCCTGAGCGTGTGTTGGCATCCGCAACGACCCTTCGAGCTCTTTTCGGGAGGAAAAGACGG CGCGATGAAAACGTGGGACATCCGGAGGGCggacgcctctctcttctccttcaaCCATCTGCTACCTGACGTCGTCTTCCTGGAGGCGCACGGCTCGAATCTGCCGTCTTCGAGTGCACGCCGCGACCTACGGCGCAcaggagacgccgacgctTTCGACT GCTTGCCCTCTGGAGGGGCTCCAGGTAGCCCGCGGAGGCTgtcggcgagagaggcgccgcggtaccgccctcgcgcggagtCTCAGGCCCCGGGTGCGCTCTCgtcctcttccgcgtcctcccttGCGTGTcctgcttcgcgctcgcgccttccactctcctccgccgccggcgccgcttcctcttctgcatTCGGATGCACTTTGCCGTCGCTCAATGAGCTCTGCGAAGCTCCTCTCTCGACTCGCCACGAGTCGGCgtcggcctcttcttcgcgtctcaCGTCCTACGCCTCATCCTCTTCAGATGCTggcgctccctccgcgccttgcGACCGGCCTCGGGTGTCTACAgcgagctccgcgtcgcctcccttctcttcttcgcgagccgaggcggttgcggcggcggatgACGAagaacgcgcagaggcgtggGAGCTTCTTCTGTCCAGAAGGCGATCCTGCAggtcctccgcgcgctcgttTGCGTCTGCCGGCAGCCCCCTGGCCTGgtcggcttcctctgcgtcgcgctcaCCCCCCAGTGGTCTCCGCGGGGCTCTGCGTCGACGAGAGGGGCGCTCGCCATCTGCAGAGCGGAGATCCAAAGAGTCTGCGCCGTTCACCCTctacgcgccgcgccgcgaccccggTCAGAGCGGCCTacaggcggcaggcggcgggcggcccCAGCgtgcgggggagggggagctcggctcgtcgcgcctgcgtgcgaagcgaagaaaagatgGAAGCACGGTGCTTCCCTACATGCCTGCGCTTGAGCGGATCTACCGCCCGCTGGTGACCGGCTCGAccaggcgagaggaagaggctccagaagaggagacgcgggaaAGGAAGCGAAGGGGAGGCCCGGAGAGggagctgaagaagacagcCGAAGAAGAACCCACTTGCGGACGCCCACGACGACCCCCTCTCTCActctcttccgcttcttctctgaGTCCAGGCTCATCACCTCActctccgtcctcggcgtcgtccgctGCTCCCGCAGCCTCTCCGTCTGCCACGTCGTCGCACCGACTCGCCACCGAACTGGGGCAGCGCACATCTCGACGCGCGACGTCTCCTCAAGAGGTCTCAGGCAAGAAACGCACACCCGGCGTCGCTCGTGCGCCTACGCTGCCAgagtcgtcttcgtctccgtcttcttcctcgtctccttccccttctccgtcctcttcttcctcatcttcttcgtctgcttctccgtcttcgtcgtctgaCGGGAGCTcgccagagagcgacgcggacacggagactgcgccggagggcgtcgcaggcgcgccgaaAGCCGAGCGAGCAAGCGGGAGAGCGAAGCCAGCTGCGtctgtgcgcctgcggaggggtgctgccgcgtcggcgtctcctccgcggctccaggccgcctcccgcgcctcgcctgcgccggtcgcgcgccAGGGGACAGCCACCTGGGTCGCTGAGGCGAGTCTGAAGGCTCCTGAGGCGCGACGGTCTTtttcgcccgcgtcgtctttgtctcctccgcgcgtcgcgcgttcgccgccgccgtcatcCGCGTCTTCGGGCCTGCCTTCCTCAGctgcttcctcggcgtcctctgcgcggaggccgccgacgcgcggaggGGACCGGCAATCCGCGACCCAGCGTGGCGCaagagcgacagcggcagcgcctgcgcgggggCAAAGCCGCCCAAAGTCGAGGAGCCCTGCCCGGGGGCGCAGCCGTGAAGCTGTCGCGAGccacgcggaagacgagcaaggagacgtctccgcgtcgtcgctcatTGCAGCCTACGGAAGCCTCCTGAGGCGGCACATTCGACAGTCGaggggaggagaaggaagcgcagGGCCGCGTTCGCTCCCTAGTGGGCAGCGacctgccgcctcgtctacgcccgcgccgcgcgaaccCTCGTCTTCACGCActccgcagagcgcggcgcgcgcgtcccgtGCGAGCTGCTCGCAGCCGTGGCTCCCgctgtcctccgcgtctgggCCTTCggccgcttccgcggcttccgGTGCGTCGTCTCgaccctcgtcgccttctgctcgccgcggagggcgcgcggcgccgagcttTTTTCCCcgctcggcctctgcgcgcgggtcgtctgcatctgcgtcgtcgtcctcaggCGTCGCCGGGGGGCACGCGGAGGACGTCTCCTACTTGGGACGGCGCGATGAGGTGACAGACTGGGTGGGCGCTGCGTCGTTCCTCTCTTCTACGCGCAAGCTGGGACGCTACGCGCTGCAgttctccgcggcttcggctgCCGGGTCGGCCTCTCCTGGTGCCGCGGCCGTGGCGCACGACGGCGGGGTGCCTGAGATCGTCTGCGACGGCTCCTTCGTGCtgtcggcgggcgcggacggcTCAATGCGCCTCTGGAACGCGCACACGGGGCTGCATTGCTTCGTGCACTACGacgtgctgcggccgctccaggcgcgcccgcggcaggagacgcggcgcgcggggcgcggcgggggcggaggcgtgctgaggcgagagagggacaccgggcgacggcggcgcctgtcgctgcgGGAGCGGGTCAACGGGCGCGAGATCTTTCCCTCGGGTCTGCGGCAcgacgcggagcgccgcgccgtttCTGGGCTTGTCGACGGCGACGggctcgccgagcgcggcagcgaagaacGTGACTCGCGGatgcggcgggggggcggacgccctcgagaggcgtccgcttcctcgccgccgccggccggcggGAAGTGTCTCTTCACGCAGTTCACGCTGAGCCCTTCGGGGCGCTTcgtgctgcgcggccgcggcgaagaggtcGCCATCTTCGAGGTGGAGACTGGCAACCGGCAGGCgggcgtcgaggcggcggccgagggaCAAGAAGGCGACCAGATacgctgcgtcgtctggaACGAAAAGCGACGGGAGGCCTACGCGGGGCGAGGCGATGGAGCAATCAGCGTGTGGGACGCTGGAG GCTTTGAGTTTTTGCGGGCGACTCCctcagacgacgacgaggaagaagaagaagagcaagagTGGGAAGAGCGCGGCCTCACGCCGCGGACACTGCCGGTCGTTCACGTTCAGCCTGCCACGCTATAG